A portion of the Mustela erminea isolate mMusErm1 chromosome 19, mMusErm1.Pri, whole genome shotgun sequence genome contains these proteins:
- the SLC7A10 gene encoding asc-type amino acid transporter 1 has product MAGHTQQLSGRGNPGPAPSPSPGPGPGPGPSERVALKKEIGLVSACTIIIGNIIGSGIFISPKGVLEHSGSVGLALFVWVLGGGVTALGSLCYAELGVAIPKSGGDYAYVTEIFGGLAGFLLLWSAVLIMYPTSLAVISMTFSNYVLQPVFPNCIPPAAASRALSMACLMLLTWVNSSSVRWATRIQDIFTGGKLLALSLIIGVGFVQIFQGHFEELRPSNAFDFWMTPSVGHLALAFLQGSFAFSGWNFLNYVTEELVDPRKNLPRAIVISIPLVTFVYTFTNIAYFTAMSPQELLVSNAVAVTFGEKLLGYFSWVMPVSVALSTFGGINGYLFTSSRLCFSGAREGHLPSLLAMIHVRHCTPIPALLVCCGATAVIMLVGDTYTLINYVSFINYLCYGVTILGLLVLRWRRPALHRPIKVNLLVPVAYLVFWAFLLVFSFISEPMVCGVGVIIILTGVPVFFLGVFWKSKPKCVHRLTESMTRWGQELCFVVYPQGAPEEEENGPCQSPPLPATDKPLKTQ; this is encoded by the exons ATGGCCGGCCACACGCAGCAGCTGAGCGGACGCGGGAACCCTGGCCCTGCACCCTCGCCCTCCCCCGGCccgggccccggccccggcccctcGGAGCGGGTGGCGCTCAAGAAGGAGATCGGGCTGGTGAGCGCCTGCACCATCATCATCG gaaaCATCATTGGCTCCGGCATCTTCATCTCCCCCAAGGGGGTCCTGGAGCACTCAGGCTCTGTGGGTCTGGCCCTCTTCGTCTGGGTCCTAGGTGGAGGCGTCActgccctgggctccctctgCTACGCGGAGCTGGGAGTCGCCATCCCCAAGTCTGGTGGGGACTATGCCTATGTCACTGAGATCTTCGGGGGCCTGGCTGG CTTCCTGCTGCTCTGGAGCGCAGTCCTCATCATGTACCCAACCAGCCTGGCTGTCATCTCCATGACCTTCTCCAACTACGTGCTGCAGCCCGTGTTCCCCAACTGCATCCCCCCAGCCGCCGCCTCCCGCGCACTCTCCATGGCCTGCCTGA tgCTCTTGACCTGGGTGAACAGCTCCAGCGTGCGCTGGGCCACACGCATCCAGGACATCTTCACCGGCGGGAAGCTGTTGGCCCTGTCCCTCATCATTGGCGTGGGCTTTGTCCAGATCTTCCAAG GACATTTCGAGGAGCTGAGGCCCAGCAATGCCTTTGACTTCTGGATGACGCCCTCTGTGGGTCACCTGGCCCTGGCCTTCCTCCAGGGCTCCTTTGCGTTCAGCGGCTGGAACTTCCTCAACTACGTCACTGAGGAGCTGGTCGACCCTCGAAA GAACCTACCCCGTGCCATTGTCATCTCCATCCCGCTGGTGACCTTTGTGTACACCTTCACCAACATTGCCTACTTCACTGCCATGTCCCCCCAGGAGCTGCTGGTCTCTAACGCGGTGGCCGTG ACCTTCGGGGAGAAGCTGCTGGGCTACTTTTCTTGGGTCATGCCCGTCTCCGTGGCACTTTCCACTTTTGGAGGGATCAATGGCTACCTGTTCACCTCCTCCAG ACTGTGCTTCTCGGGGGCCCGAGAGGGGCACCTGCCCAGCCTGCTGGCCATGATCCATGTCCGACActgcacccccatccctgccctcctCGTCTGT TGCGGGGCCACAGCGGTCATCATGCTTGTGGGAGACACGTACACGCTCATCAACTACGTGTCCTTCATCAACTACCTCTGCTACGGCGTCACCATCCTGGGCCTTCTCGTGCTGCGCTGGAGGCGGCCGGCGTTGCACAGGCCCATCAAG GTGAACCTCCTGGTCCCCGTGGCGTACTTGGTTTTCTGGGCATTCCTGCTGGTCTTCAGCTTCATCTCGGAGCCCATGGTGTGTGGGGTCGGCGTGATCATCATCCTCACAGGAGTGCCTGTTTTCTTCCTGGGGGTGTTCTGGAAAAGCAAACCAAAGTGTGTGCACAGACTCACAG AGTCCATGACACGCTGGGGCCAGGAGCTGTGTTTCGTGGTCTACCCCCAGGGTGCCCCCGAGGAGGAGGAAAATGGCCCCTGCCAGTCGCCCCCACTGCCCGCCACGGACAAGCCTttgaagacacagtga
- the LRP3 gene encoding low-density lipoprotein receptor-related protein 3, translating into MEKRAAAGPEGAPGARAQLAVVCLVNIVLTGRLSSAVPALAACSGKLEQHTERRGVIYSPAWPLNYPPGTNCSWYIQGDRGDMITISFRNFDVEESHQCSLDWLMLGPAAPPRQEAFRLCGSAIPPAFISARDHVWIFFHSDASSSGQAQGFRLSYIRGKLGQASCQADEFRCDNGKCLPGPWQCNTVDECGDGSDEGNCSAPASEPPGSLCPGGTFPCSGARSTRCLPAERRCDGTQDCGDGSDEAGCPDLACGRRLGSFYGSFASPDLFGAARGPSDLHCTWLVDTQDPRRVLLQLELRLGYDDYVQVYEGLGERGDRLLQTLSYRSNHRPVSLEAAQGRLTVAYHARARSAGHGFNATYQVKGYCLPWEQPCGGGGEGAAGDAGEQGCFSEPQRCDGWWHCASGRDEQGCPACPPDQYPCEGGSGLCYTPADRCNNQKSCPDGADEKNCFSCQPGTFHCGTNLCIFETWRCDGQEDCQDGSDEHGCLAAVPRKVITAALIGSLVCGLLLVIALGCAFKLYSLRTQEYRAFETQMTRLEAEFVRREAPPSYGQLIAQGLIPPVEDFPVYSASQASVLQNLRTAMRRQMRRHASRRGPSRRRLGRLWNRLFHRPRAPRGQIPLLTAARTSQTVLGDGLLQPASGTTPDPPAPLTDTGSPVAAGDGPPGAPGHGPEVGSAVPPSSGLRDPECRLVDKDRKASRDPLVDSPAPGNMLRDPCSAQDPHSPAPTASSALGPHPPEPLDVCRSPPPPCSPTLEASDDEALLVC; encoded by the exons TAAACATCGTTCTCACCGGGCGACTCAGCAGCGCAGTTCCTGCCTTAG CCGCCTGCAGTGGGAAGCTGGAGCAGCACACGGAGCGGCGCGGCGTCATCTACAGCCCGGCCTGGCCCCTCAACTATCCCCCGGGCACCAACTGCAGCTGGTACATCCAGGGTGACCGCGGGGACATGATCACCATCAG CTTCCGCAACTTTGACGTGGAGGAGTCCCACCAGTGCTCCCTGGACTGGCTCATGCTGGGCCCAGCGGCCCCACCCCGCCAGGAGGCCTTCCGACTCTGCGGCTCTGCCATCCCACCTGCCTTCATCTCCGCCCGGGACCACGTCTGGATCTTCTTCCACTCTGACGCCTCCAGCTCCGGCCAGGCCCAGGGCTTCCGTCTGTCGTACATCCGAG GGAAGCTGGGCCAGGCGTCCTGCCAGGCCGACGAGTTCCGCTGTGACAACGGCAAGTGCCTGCCGGGCCCGTGGCAGTGCAACACGGTGGACGAGTGTGGGGATGGCTCAGACGAGGGCAACTGCTCGGCACCCGCCTCTGAGCCGCCGGGCAGCCTGTGCCCCGGGGGCACCTTCCCCTGCAGCGGGGCGCGCTCCACGCGCTGCCTGCCAGCGGAGCGGCGCTGCGACGGCACGCAGGACTGCGGCGACGGCTCCGACGAGGCCGGCTGCCCCGACCTGGCGTGCGGCCGGCGCCTGGGCAGCTTCTATGGCTCCTTCGCCTCCCCCGACCTGTTCGGCGCGGCTCGCGGGCCGTCGGACCTGCACTGCACTTGGCTGGTGGACACGCAGGACCCGCGGCGCGTGCTGCTGCAGCTGGAGCTGCGGCTGGGCTACGACGACTACGTGCAGGTGTACGAGGGGCTGGGCGAGCGCGGCGACCGCCTGCTGCAGACGCTGTCCTACCGCAGCAACCACCGGCCCGTGAGCCTCGAGGCCGCGCAAGGCCGCCTCACGGTGGCCTACCACGCGCGCGCCCGCAGCGCGGGCCACGGCTTCAATGCCACCTACCAGGTGAAGGGCTACTGCCTCCCGTGGGAGCAGCCGTGCGGGGGCGGCGGCGAGGGCGCCGCGGGCGACGCGGGCGAGCAGGGCTGCTTCTCCGAGCCTCAGCGCTGCGACGGCTGGTGGCACTGCGCCAGCGGCCGCGACGAGCAGGGCTGCCCCGCGTGCCCGCCGGACCAGTACCCCTGCGAGGGCGGCAGCGGCCTGTGCTACACGCCCGCCGACCGCTGCAACAACCAGAAGAGCTGCCCGGACGGCGCCGACGAGAAGAACTGCTTCTCCTGCCAGCCCGGCACCTTCCACTGCGGCACCAACCTGTGCATTTTCGAGACTTGGCGCTGCGACGGCCAGGAGGACTGCCAGGACGGCAGCGACGAACACGGCTGCCTGGCGGCCGTGCCCCGCAAGGTCATCACCGCGGCGCTCATCGGCAGCCTGGTGTGCGGCCTGCTGCTGGTCATCGCGCTGGGCTGCGCCTTCAAGCTCTACTCGCTGCGCACGCAGGAGTACAG GGCCTTCGAGACCCAGATGACGCGCCTGGAGGCTGAGTTTGTGCGGAGGGAGGCTCCCCCGTCCTATGGGCAGCTCATCGCCCAGGGCCTCATTCCGCCCGTGGAGGACTTCCCGGTCTACAGTGCATCCCAG GCCTCGGTGCTACAGAACCTTCGCACAGCCATGCGGCGACAGATGCGCAGGCATGCCTCCCGCCGAGGGCCCTCCCGCCGCCGCCTTGGCCGCCTCTGGAACAGGCTCTTTCACCGACCACGGGCGCCGCGGGGACAGATCCCACTGCTGACGGCCGCGCGCACCTCACAGACGGTGCTGGGTGATGGGCTCCTCCAGCCTGCATCAGGGACCACCCCGgaccccccagcacccctcacgGACACAGGCAGCCCCGTGGCGGCTGGGGATGGGCCCCCCGGTGCCCCAGGCCACGGGCCAGAAGTGGGATCCGCTGTGCCACCCTCCTCGGGCCTGCGGGACCCGGAGTGCAGGCTGGTGGACAAGGACAGAAAAGCCAGCAGGGACCCTTTGGTGGACAGCCCGGCCCCTGGGAACATGCTTCGGGACCCCTGCTCGGCCCAGGACCCTCACTCCCCGGCCCCCACTGCCAGCAGCGCCCTAGGCCCCCACCCACCAGAGCCACTGGATGTCTGCAGGAGTCCCCCACCGCCCTGCTCCCCAACGTTGGAGGCCAGTGACGATGAGGCCCTGCTGGTCTGCTGA